A genomic region of Vitis vinifera cultivar Pinot Noir 40024 chromosome 7, ASM3070453v1 contains the following coding sequences:
- the LOC132254026 gene encoding uncharacterized protein LOC132254026, with protein sequence MEIETTFSHVAPPIFDGDNYQAWAVRMIVHLEALDLWEAIEEDYDVPPLPANPTMTQLKTHKERKTRKSKAKAYLFFVVSSTIFTRIMNLESAKDIWDHLKKEYQGNERTKNMQVLNLIREFEMLKMKETETIKDYSDKLLGIVNKVRLLGKDFSDERIVQKILITLPEKYESKISSLEESKDLSSISLAELVNALQAQEQRRMIRKEESMEGALQAKAENSGGGKDKKNNNKKKNNKIDKNKDGTYPPCPHCKKTNHPQRKCWWRPDVKCRKCGQIGHME encoded by the coding sequence ATGGAAATTGAAACAACTTTCTCCCATGTTGCACCACCGATTTTTGATGGTGATAACTATCAAGCCTGGGCTGTTAGAATGATAGTCCATCTTGAAGCATTAGATCTTTGGGAAGCTATAGAGGAAGACTATGATGTTCCCCCATTGCCAGCGAACCCTACGATGACTCAGCTTAAGACCCACAAAGAGAGGAAGACCAGGAAGTCCAAAGCTAAAGCCTACTTATTCTTTGTTGTTTCAAGCACTATATTTACAAGAATCATGAACCTGGAGTCAGCAAAAGATATTTGGGACCACCTCAAAAAGGAATACCAAGGCAATGAAAGAACCAAAAATATGCAAGTACTCAACTTGATAAGGGAGTTTGAAATGCTAAAAATGAAGGAGACAGAAACCATCAAAGACTACTCTGACAAGTTGTTGGGCATAGTAAACAAGGTGAGGTTGCTTGGTAAGGATTTCTCTGATGAACGAATTGTGCAAAAAATTCTTATAACTCTGCCTGAAAAGTATGAGTCTAAAATTTCTTCATTAGAAGAATCCAAGGATTTGTCAAGCATATCCTTGGCAGAATTGGTGAATGCATTGCAGGCACAAGAGCAAAGGAGAAtgataagaaaagaagaatcgATGGAGGGTGCTCTTCAAGCAAAGGCAGAAAATTCAGGAGGAGGCAAAgacaagaaaaacaacaataagaagaagaacaacaagaTTGACAAAAACAAGGATGGAACCTATCCACCTTGCCCACACTGCAAAAAGACAAATCACCCACAAAGGAAGTGTTGGTGGAGGCCGGATGTCAAGTGCAGGAAATGTGGTCAGATTGGACACATGGAGTAG